The genomic region TCCGCCGTGCCACCGTTGGCGACTATCTTGTCGCGCACCGCCTCCAACGCGTCCAACCGGCGCGACTGGAGGATCACGGAAGCGCCCGCCTCCGCCAGCCCTTCGGCGATCGCCGCCCCCACGCCCTGGCCGGCGCCCGTCACCCAGGCGACCTTGCCCTGAAGCTGCCCGTCGACCACGCTCATCTCGTTTCCTCTCCTCGACGGTGTCCGTCACGAGCCAGCGTCGCGACGCCCCGCCGTCGACCACGCGCTGTCCCATGTGCACAAGCGCCTCTGCCGCCCGGCCATTTCCGCGGGGCGCCTCTTCGGTCATGGACCGTCCGATCGCGACGGAACACCGCAACCCCTTGCCACAGTGGGGATTGCGGACGGCGTGGCGTCCGTGCAGTTCAGGTTGGGCCGAACATCGACCGTCATCGCATTCGGCCTTGTGATCCTCGGCACAGTGTGCTCTCATCTGATACACAGTCGCAACATTTGTTTCACCGTATCAATGGCCTCGACCCCGAGGAGTGAACGTGGAACCAGTCAGCAGACGCAGGATGTTGCAGGTCGGTGGGGCCTTGGGCGCGCTCGGCGCGTTGAGTGCCACCACGTCAGCGCAGGCCGCACCATGGTCCTGGTCCCCAATGGGCTCGGTCGCGGGCGCCGGGGCGGGCACCGATCCGCGATGGGTGTGGGACGAGGAGGCCGACCCTCTGGTCGCCTCGCTGCTCGACAGGGGCGACGCGCCGTTGGTCAACCGGGTGCTGCGGACCTGGACCAGGAACGGGCAGCCGCTGCCGGACGGTCTGCCCGCTGACGTACACCAGTTCATCCAACGTGCCCGTCAGCTTCCGTCCTGGGTCGACCAGGGCAAGCTCGCCACCGCGGTGCAGTTCAACGAGAAGCGGGGGCTCTACCTCGGCGTCCTGTACGGTCTGGCCAGCGGCATGATGAGCACTGTCATTCCGAAGGAGGCCCGCGCCGTCTACTACTCCGAGGGCGGCGCGGACATGAAGGACCGCATCTCCAAAACGGCAAAGCTCGGGTACGACATCGGCACGGCCAACGCCTACCAGCCCACCGGCTCGATGATCGTGACGGCCGTCAAGACCCGGCTGGCCCACGCCGGCGTACGTCATCTCCTGCCGCAGTCGCCGAGGTGGGTGGCCGTCGCCCCGGAGGACATCCCGATCAGTCAGCGGGACATGATGGTCACGTGGCACAGCCTGCCGACCACTGTCATGCGCCAGCTGAATGCGTGGCGGGTTCCGATCCCCACCCGGGAGTCGACAGCATTCCTCCACCTGTGGCAGGTGGCCGCACACATGCTGGGCATCAAGGACGAGTACATCCCTGCCACGTGGAGTGAGGCCAACGCCCAGGCCGACCAGGTCCTCGACCCGGTGCTGGCACCGACCCCCGAGGGCATCGCGCTCGCGGACATCCTGCTCGACCTCGGCAAGGAGATCGACGCCGGCATCCTGAGCAAGCCCATCCTCGGCTCGTTCACGAGGTTCCTGCTCGGCAACCAGATCGCCAACTGGTTGCAGATCCCCCGGGAACCGCTCTGGGACACCTTGTTGCAGACGGCCTGGGGGCCGTTCATCGCCGTCCGGGAGGCGCTGCTTCCGCTTCCCCTCGCGCCGCCGTCGTACTGGCTCTTCGACGAGTTCCTGCGCAAGCTGGCCCTGCTCTTCCTGTCCGAGGGGCAGCAGATCAACATCGAGATCCCGCTCGGCAACCGTCCATCCTGATCGTGCACGTCGCAGTCGGGGACGCGGCCGGTGTCGCGTCCCCGACCCCTGCCGACGCACCGCACCCAGTTCGCGAGACAGCACACCGATCAGCAGTGAGAACGGCCATGGTGGAGCGCAATTCCCGGGGACGCTTCCCCGGGTACGTGCTGGCCGCGCCGGTGCTGGTGACCGCTGCGGAACTGGTGACGACCCCCGGTGCTGCCGCGCTGCCGTCGTCGGACCCGATGGAGCTGCTCGGCCTCAACGACATCATGACCGCCGTGGCGCTGACCACATCGGCACTGATCGCCGTCGAGGTCAGTGAGGACGGAACCGTCTCGATCGCGGTGCCGCGAGCCCTGATGGGGCAGACGGCCACCACCTCGACCGCCGCCCTGATCGCCGAGGAACTCTCTGTACCGCGCGGACGGATCCGCGTCGCACTTGCCGACGCCCGGCCGGAACGTGCGGGCACCCCGGCTGCCGGCGGGCCGTCCTATGCGCCGATCCGGGTCGCCGCTGCCATCGCCCGACAACGGCTCCTGAGGGCCGCGTCGACAATGTTCGACGTACCCCTCGGCGATCTGCGGCTGGAGGCCGGCTTCGTCACCGACGGCGCCGGCCGGAGGGTCGACATCGGCGCCCTCGCCACGAGGGCAGCCAGCCCGAGCACCCTCGCCGTGGCGGTGGAGCTCGCCCCGCGCGACGGTCGCACCTTCGTCGGCCATCCGGCGGTCGGGCCCGCGCGCGGGCGCTAGATCCCTTGACAGCGGAAGGTGTGCGCGGCCACACTAATTTTGCTAATTCGATTTAGCGCAGCATCAGGTCCAGAGAGTGCCGGAACGGGTCGTTATCGACGGGCGCGAGCCCGGGTGGCCCAGGAGGAGGCTCTTCACGTCCCACCACCACCAACCCGCGTCCCGTCCCCAGACGCCTTCAGCTCCGGTGGCTCCTCCGGTAGTGAGCCGAATCAAGCGCTGCGCCCCCGGTTGGGGCTCGATCAGTGCTGCCCTCAGTCGACAGTGTCCGAATAGAACCGTGGGTCTGAAAGGCCGTGATATGAGACTACAAAGGTGTGTGCTCAGATGAGGAAGGCGATCGGAAGGCGCGGGTTCGCGCGTGCGGTCGCGTTGCTCGCGTTCGCGTCACTCGGTGCCAGCGCGATCGTCTCCGCGCCGGCTGCCGCCGCCGCCACGACCGCGCTTGTGGAAGGTGCGACCGTCACTGCGGACAGCGCCTCACCGACCGGCTACACCGTCAGGTTCGTCTACCACAACCCCAACGCCACGCAGGTCCGCCTGGCCGGCGACCTGACGCTGCTCGACGTCGGCACCGGCACCACGCGGTACCAGCCGGAAGCCTGGCAGCCGGGTCGGTACCACTCCGGAGGCACCGAGTTCCTCAGGGACATGACCAGGGATTCCACGGGACGCTGGTCGGTCTCGCTCCCGCTGCACGCCGGCAGCCTCAGCTACTGGTACCGGGTCTGGGACCCCACCCAGGATTGGGTCAACAAGCGCATCTGGGACCCGGCCTCGACGAACCCCCGGCCCCCGGGCGAATCCTCGTTCCGGGTCCGCAACAACGACGTGCTCGACGCCGTGTACGTGCCGTACGCCGACAAGCAGAACGACCCGGTGCTGAAGGAGCGCGCGGAGTACGAGCTGCCAGTGGCGGACCCGTCGCGGCGGGGCACCGTCCGGTACATCCCCTACACCACGATCCTCGGCGACAGCGGCCACTACCTCGGTGTCTACCTGCCGCCGAACTACGACCCGAACCGCGCCCAGCCGTACAAGGTCGCGTATCTCGCCCACGGCATCTTCGGCGACGAGACCGACTTCATGGTCCCCGCGAACGTCCCGAACATCCTCGACAACATGACGGCCAAGGGCGAGATCGAGCCGACGGTGGTCGTCACCATGGGCAACCACTTCACGGGTACGAGCCTCGGGTTCGCCTCGTACAACCAGACCAACGCCGCGAACAACCTGGTCCAGACGATCCTGCCGCTGATCGAGTCCACCTACAACGTCTCCACCGAGCGGGAGGGGCGTGCCTACGGCGGGTTCTCCTACGGCGGGTCGACCGGCGGCTTCGTCATCCGTAACTACCCGACCACGTTCGGCTTCTACGGGCACTTCTCCGGCAACCCGTCCCTCACCCCGCAGGACTACGACAACATCGCCGCGGCGGTCGGCGACGACGATCTCTTCGTGTTTCTCGGCAACGGCGTCTTCGAGGGCAACCTCAACGCCCATAACGGCATCGCGAACAACTTCCGGGCCCGCGGGTACGACGCCTACACCACCCAGGTGCCCGGTGCGCACGACGGGATGACCGCCGGCCAACTGTTCACGATCTTCGCGCGGGACTTCCTGTGGTCGGGGGTCGACTCGGTGTCGGTGACCCCCGCGACCGAGACCCTGACGCGGGGCTGGAACTGGACCCGGCAGTTCGCCGCCCAGGTCACCACCAACGACGGGGTGAGCCCGGCGGTCACGTGGTCGGTCACGGGAGCGACGTCGGCGGGTACGACCATCTCCGCGGACGGTCGGCTCTCGGTGGCGGCGAACGAGACCGCTTCGGCGCTCACCGTCGTGGCGACGTCGGTGGTCGACCCGACCAAGGCGGGCACGGCAGGGGTCACCCTGACGCCCCCGGGCGCGGCACGGGTCGTGGTGAAGGCGAAGGCCGCGCCCGCGTCGATCGTCAGGGGTGGCACGTTCACACTGGACGTCGACCTGCGGGCGCAGACCCAGCACAAGAAGGCGCCGCAGGTGACAGGTGAGATCGCCGTGACCTTCGGTGGCAGCACGCAGGTGGTGTCGCTCACCGATGGCGCGGCCGTCGTCAACCTGCCGACCAGCGGCCTGTCGGCCGGGGGATACCCGGTCCACGTCGCCTACTCCGGCGACACGACCTACGCCTCCACCGCGGCCGTTCATCAGCAGCTGCGGGTGCGGTAGCCCTTCGGCATGGTGGGCCGGCGATCGCACTGTCGTCGGCCCACCATCAGCGGCGCCGTCCGGCCGGAGCCCCGAGTCGGGGCACGGCCCGGCGGCGTCTGACGATCAGGCGTCCGCCGTGGCGGCCAACGCGCGCAGGTCGCAGCCGGCGAGCGCGTCCGACTGGGGTACGTGGGCGAGGTCGGCCTCGGCGAGCCCGAGCCGGCCGTACGCGTTGTGCAGCGCCGCCACCACGGCGCCCAACGCGCCGGAGAGGTCCCCGAGTTCGGCGCTCTGGACGACCGCCGGGGCGGAGGGCACGATCTCCCTCAGCCGACTGCCCAATCGGCCGAGATCGGGTGTGAGCGCGTGGGAGATGCCGCCGCCGAGGACGATCACCTCGGGTTCGTAGGCCACCACGGCGGCGGTGAGGATGATCAGCAGTGCCTGCTCGACGTACTGCTTGACCGGCACCAGGCGGGGATCGGTGGAGTGGAAGACGTCTGCCGCGTTGTCGAACGGTAGGCCGAGGTCGCGGGCGCGGGCGAGGATTCCGGGCCCGGTGATGATCTGTTCGAGTGCGCCGCCCAGCGGGCCGGCCGGCAGGTGCCCGAACTCGCCCACCATGCCGCTGCGGCCCCGGAACAGCCGCCGTTCGATGGCGACGCCGGCACCGAGCCCGGCCCCGATCGTGAACATCACAGCTGTCTGCGTGTCGCGCGCCGCGCCGAAGCGCAGCTCACCCAGCAGCGCGTAGTTGGAGTCGTTGTCCACCTCGATGCCGGTGGCCAGCCGCTTCTCCAGCAGGCGGAGGAACTCCGGATCCTCGACCTGGGGAAGGTTCGGCGCGTTACGGACGGTGCGGTCGTGCTGCCGGACGGCACCGGGCAGCCCCACCGCCACGCAGTCGAGCCGGTCGAGATGATCGCCGACGGTCTGCCGGATGAGGTCGGCCAGCCAGTGGGCCAGCCGGGGGGCGTCGTAGTCGGCCGGGGTGGGGACCGTGCGGCCCACAAGCGGCGTGGCGGCGAGGTCGGCCACCACCAGGCGGACGTTGGAACCGCCGACGTCGACTCCGCAGACCACGCCCCGTCCGGCGGCGATCGCCACCCGTGTCGCCCGCCGGCCCCGGGTGGTGCTCGGGGTGCCGTCGGTCTCGGTCAGCAGCCCTTCGTCGAGGAGTTGTTCGACGATGCGTGACACCGTGGCGGGGGAGAGGTCGGTCTCCTGGCCGATGGCGGTGCGGGTCACCGGGCCGTGGGTGAGGACGTGCGTCAGCACCGTCGACCGGTTCGCGCGTCGCGGCGCCTGTGCTTCCACGTCCACCTCCCCTATTTCTTTCCGACCGAATGTTAAGGCTGCGCCCTGGCCGCCGCAACACCCGAGCGCGTGTCGGTTCGCCCGGCTCCAGGGATACCGCCGGTAGCCCGCGCTGTCGGCTGCATTTCCGTCGTAGCCGGACAGATACCCATCTTTGCGGTCGAACCGCGTGGCCGAAATCTCCGAGCGGGCCTCTTGACGGGTGTGAGCAGGGACGTTAATACTTTCACCCTGAACGGAAATAGAGGCCGCCGCCCCGCCGGTACGGACCGGAGCCGGGGTGACGGCACGGGTCCCTTGTCACGTGCCGTGCTGGTCACGTCGGAACCCCGTCTCAGTCCGGAGCCACCGGCTCCGGGCCCGTTGCTGTGGAGGGAAGAGCTATGAATCTCACCCGTAGGCGTGGGGCAGTTCTGGGCGCGATCTGCGCCCTGGCGCTCATGGTCAGCGCCTGCTCGAACGAGACGTCCGGTGATGACGGCGGCGCGTCGAGCGGCCCCCGGACCGAACCGAGCCTGTCGTTCGTCGGCCCCGGCGGGGAGACGCCGACCGCCGCCGACCAGCTCTCGCTGACCCCCGAGGAGCAGCAGAAGGTCAAGGACGGCAACTTCTCGGCCGCCTTCGTCTGGCACGAGGGTTCCGCGCTGACCAAGGCTGTGGAGTCCGGCGTCCGCAAGGAGTTCGACCAGCTCGGCATCAAGGTGCTGGCCAGCACCAGCGCCGAGTTCGACGCCGCCCGGCAGGCCAACAACCTGCAGACCGTCCTGGCGCTCAAGCCCGACCTGATCGTCACCATCGCTGTCGACCCCACCGCTGCCGCGGCGGCGTTCAAGCCCGCTGTCGACGCCGGCGTCAAGCTCGTCGTGATGACCACCCCGCCGAAGGGCTACAAGGCCGGGGAGCAGATCGTCGGCATCGTCACCGCCGACCTGACCGCGTTCGGTAAGGCCAACGCGGAAATGCTCGGCAAGGCGCTCGGCGGCAAGGGCAAGGTCGGCTACATCTACCACGACGCCGACTTCTGGTTCACCAACCAGCGGGACAAGGCGTTCAAGGACTGGCTGAACTTCCTCTACCCCGACATCAAGATCGTCGAGGAGGCCGGGTTCTCCGACCCGGCGCGGACCGAGGACATCGCGACCGCGATGCTGACCCGCCACTCCGACCTGAACGGCGTCTACGTCGCCTGGGCGACCGCCGCCGAGGGCGTGCTCGCCGCGACCCGGCAGCAGGGTCGCACCGACGTCAAGATCGTCACGAACGACCTGGAGGCGAACCTCGCCGCCGACATGGTCAAGGGCGGCAACATCGTCGGCGTCGTCGCCAACGGCTCCACCCGCCTCGGCCAGAACCTGGGCATCGTCGGCGCCTACGGGCTGCTCGGCAAGAAGGCTCCCGAGTTGGTCGTCGGATCGCCGATGGCCGCCACCAAGGAGAACATCGCCGAGGCCTGGCGCGACGACTACGGCCAGGAGCCGCCGGCCGAGGTGCGCGCCAACTAACTGCAGGTGACGCGAGGCCCGGGGTCTCTCCCCGACGGGACCCCGGGCCTCACTCCGGCCACGCGACACGGCCGGGTCCGCGAGCCCTCTGCGAAGCGCGATGGAAGGAAAAGCCAGATGGGGTACGTCCAGACAGTCCTCGGGCCAGTGGCCCCCGAGTCGCTCGGCCGGGTGCTGAGCCACGAGCACCTCGGCGCGCTGGTGCCCGGGCCGTGGCTGTCCGGCGGCGCCGGCGACGACCGCGCGGACCTCGCCGTCGACGCCGTCCGTGGCCTGCCGGAACTGGGCTTCGGCACGATCGTGGACCTGTCCCCGTACGAGGTGGTGGGCCACGACGTCACACTGCTGCGCGAGGTGGCCGAACGCACCGGCCTGCACGTCGTCGCCGGATCGGCGATCTACCTGGAGCCGTACTCGCCGGGCTGGGCGCTGAACGCCAGCGTGGACGAGATGCGGGAGCGGTTCGTCGCCGACGCCACGATCGGGGTGGGCGACACCGGAGTCAAGGTCGGCATCTTCGGCGAGCAGGCCACCGGGCTCAACGAGATCACCCCGCACGAGGAGAAGTGCCTACGTGCCGCCGCCCGCGCCCACGTGGCCACCGGGCTGTCGGTGAACACCCACACGACGCACGGCACGATGGCGCTGGAGCAGGTCGAGATTCTGCGCGAGGAGAAAGCCGACCTCTCCCGCATCGTCATCGGCCACCTGGACATCAACCCCGACCCGGACTACCTGCGGGCGGTGCTCGCGACCGGCGTCAACATCGCCTTCGACACCCTCGGCAAGCAGTTCTGGGACTTCGTGCTCGCCCCGCTGCCGGACAACCCGCCCGAGGGCGAGTTCGGCAAGCGGGCGTACCACAGGCCCGACCGCGCCCGCCTGGACATGCTCGCGGGGCTGGTCCGCGACGGGTACGCCGACCGGATCCTGCTCTCGATGGACCTGACCGGCGCGGAGGCGTACCTGAATCCGGGCACGCACGGCCGCCTCGGCTACTCGTACCTCGGTCAGGAGATCGTGCCGGGTCTCGCCCGGCTCGGTGTGCCGCCGGAGGCGCTCGACGCGATGCTGGTGGCCAACCCGGCCCGACTCCTGACGGTCGGCTGATGGCCGGCCACCCGAACCCGCGGTCCGACTCGACCGGGTACGTCGCCGGTGTGGACCTCGGCGGCACCAAGCTCCGGGCCGCGATCGCGGATCTCACCGGTCACATCGTGGCCGAGGACGTGCTGGCCACCGACCCGCGCGGAGGGCTGGCCGTCGCCGCGCAGATCGACGCGCTGCTGCGCGACCTCGCCGTCCGGGGTGGCGTTCCGTGGTCCGACGTCCGGGTCAGCGCTATCGGCCTGCCCGGTGCCCCGGACCCGGCCACCGGCACCGTCGACCTCTCCCCGAACGTCTCCGAACTCGGGTCCTTCGACATCCGGGCCGAGCTGACAAGCCGGCTGGGTCACAGGGTCGTGCTGGACAACGACGTCAACATGGCAGCCGCCGGAGAGCGGTGGCTGGGCAGCGGACGTACCCATCGGCATTTCGTCTTCGTGGCAGTCGGCACCGGGATCGGCATGGGCATCGTGCTCAACGGCGAACTGGTCCACGGCGCCCGGGGCGCGGCGGGGGAGATCTCCTACCTGCCACTGGGTACCGACCCGTTCGACCCCGCGAACCAGGTCCACGGCGCGTTGGAGCAGGCGGTGGCCGGCGCGGCCCTGGCCGCCCGCTACCGGGCGGTGAGCGGCGAGCAGGCAAGCGTGCCCGATGTCTTCGACAGGGCCGCGGCCGGCGACGAGGTCGCCCGGACGGCCATCGACGAGGAGGCCCGCTTCATCGCGTTGGCAATCGTCGCGGTCACCGCCGTCCTCGACCCGGAGGCGGTCGTCCTCGGCGGCGGGATCGGATCCCGGGTCGAGCTTGTCGATCCGGTCCGGCGCTGGGTCGCCGCGTTGAGCGCGGACGCCCCGGAGATCAAGACCAGTCTGCTCGGCGACCGCGCCGGCCTGCTCGGCGCCATCGCTGTCGCCCGTACCGAGGCCGGCGTCCACAGCGGTCCGCCGACCCACCACGACCTGCCCGCCCACCTCGGTTCGGCGGCGCGGCCCGTTGCGACCCAGCCCGGCTGGACCGCCTCTTTGGAAACAGCGGAGGGACGATAGATGACCCAGACCGATGCTGCGGTGAAGGCCAGAAGCGGGCCGGCCTGGAGCAGGTTCAACTGGCGCGACTACGTGGTCTACATCGGCTTCGCCGTCGTGTTCCTGTTCTTTGCCATCACGCAGGGCAGCAATGGCTTCCTCACCACAAGCAACCTCACGAACATCATCATCCAGACCGCGCCGATCACGGTCATGGCGGTCGGCCTGGTCTTCGTGCTGGCAGCCGGTGAGATCGACCTGTCCATCGGCTCGGTCGTCGCGCTCTCCGCGCTGGTCGGCGCGGTGACGTTGCGGGAGACCGACAGCATGCTGCTCGGCGCGGCGGCCGGGTTGCTCGCCGGCGCGGCGGTCGGCCTTGTCAACGGGGTCTTCGTCACCCTCGTGCGCCTGCCGTCCTTCCTTGTCACCCTCGCCACGATGGGTGCGGTGGCCGGTCTGGCCCGCGAGGTCACCGGCCTCCAGTCGGTGCCGGTCGGCAACGAAGCCTTCCTTGCGATCTTCGGCCAGGGCGAGATCTTCGGCATCCCCGGCCTGGTGCTCTGGTCGGTGGCGGCAGCGGTCGTCGGCTACCTCGTGCTGCGCCAGACCCGGTACGGCGCGCACACCCTCGCGATCGGCGACAACGTGGGCGCGGCCCGGGTCAGCGGCATCAACGTGGTCCGCGTCAAGATCATGGTGATGATGGGCAGCGCCATGTGCGCCGCAATGGCCGGTCTGCTCTACGCCGGCCGCTTGCAGGGCGCCCGGTACACCCTCGGCGAGGCCGACCTGATGACCGTGATCGCCGCGGTGATCGTCGGCGGGACCAGCCTGTTCGGCGGCAAGGGCTCCATCGTCGGAGCGCTGCTGGGCAGCCTGCTCATGGGCATGCTCAACAACGGCCTGATCCTGGCCGGGCTGTCCGTGTCCCAGCAGATGATGGCGCGCGGCGCGATCATCCTCGTTGCCGTCTCCGTCTCGCTGCGCGAGCGGCGCAGCTGACCCGGAAGGAAGCTGACGCATGTTTCTGGATCTGCTGCGACGCCGCAACCCGGGCCTCCTGGCCGCTGCCGCGGACCTGCACGGCACTGGTGAGCTGCCAACCAACTGCTACGCGCTGGACCTGGACACCGTGGCGACGAACGCTGCCGCCATCCGGCGTGAGGCCGACCGCCACGGGCTCTCCGCGTACGCGATGACCAAGCAGGTCGGGCGCAACCCCGACTTCTGCCGGACGATCCGCGACGCCGGCATCACCGAGGCCGTCGGCGTGGACCTGCAGTGCGCCCTGGCCGACCGGCGCGGCGGGCTCGGCATCGGTCACCTTGGTCACCTGGTGCAGATTCCCCGGCACGAGGCAGCCACCGCGGCCGCGCTCGCCCCGCGATTCTGGACGGTCTTCAACGACACAAAGGCCGGTGAGGCGGCGGCCGCCAGCGCCGCCGCCGGCCGGGAGCAGGCGCTGCTCGCCCGGATCAGCGCCCCCGGCGACCGCTTCTATCGCGGTCACGAGGGCGGCTACCCGGCCGACGAGATCGTCGCGGTCGCCGACCGGCTCGACGCCCTTCCCGGGGCACGGTTCGCCGGTGTCACGAGCTTCCCAACCCAACTGTTCGATCCGGCCGCCGGCCGCGTGGTGCCGACTGCGAACCTCGACACCCTGCGGACCGCCGCCGCCGCGTTGCGCGCCGCCGGGCGGTCCCACGTCGAGATCAACGCCCCGGGTACGACGTCCGCCGCAATCCTGGGCATGCTCGCCGAGGCTGGTGCCACGCAGGTCGAGCCCGGTCACGGGCTGACCGGCACGACGCCCTGGCACGCTGTCACCGACCTGGTCGAGGAGCCCGCCGTGCTCTACGTCAGCGAGGTGTCCCACCTGTGGGACGGTCGGGCGTACGTCTTCGGTGGCGGGCTCTACGTCGACCCCGTACTGGGTCTGGGCGGCACCCGCGCCCTGATCGTGCCCCGGGGCGGTGGTCTCGACGACGCGCACCTGGTCGACGTGGAGATGCCCGCGCCGGAGGCGATCGACTACTACGCGATGGCCGACGTCAGCGCGGTGCCGTCCGTCGCGCCCGGTGACACCGTCCTGTTCGGATTCCGCCCGCAGGTCTTCGTCACCCGGGCACTGACCGCAGGCGTGACCGGCGTGCGTTCCGGCGTTCCGGCTGTCACCGGCGTCTACGCCGCCGACGGGTCTACGCCGATCCGGCTCGACGACACCGACCCGCGCACCCACGCGACCGGCAGCACAGGGAGGGCATCATGAGCACTGTCACCCAGAACACCGTCCCGGCCGGCGACGCGGCCGGCACGGCCGCCCCACCGTTGCAGCTGCGCGACATCCGCAAGCAGTTCGGCGGGGTCGTCGCGATCGAGCGGTTCGACCTCGAACTGGCCGCCGGTCAGATCACCGCGCTGGTCGGCGACAACGGCGCCGGCAAGTCCACCCTCGTGAAGATCATTTCCGGGGTGTACCAGCCGACCGAGGGCGAACTGCGGATGCACGGCCGACCGGTGACGTTCCGGGACGCCTCCGACGCCCGCCGGCAGGGCGTCGAGGTGGTCTACCAGGACCTGGCCCTCGCCGACTCGCAGCCGGTCTACATGAACATGTTCCTCGGCCGGGAGTTGACCCGCGGCCCGCTGCGGCTGCTGGACCGCCGCCGGATGGCGCGGGAGACCCAGGAACTTGTGGACGCCCTGGACGTCCGCATCCCCAGCGCGAAGGCGACGATCAGGGACCTCTCCGGCGGGCAGCGTCAGGCGGTGGCGATCTGCCGAGCCACCCACTGGGCGAGCGGCCTGGTGTTGATGGACGAGCCGACCGCCGCGCTGGGGGTGGCCGAGACCGCCAAGGTGGAGCAGCTGATCATGAAGCTGCGGGAGCGGGGCGCGGCAGTCCTCGTCGTCAGCCACAACCTCGACCAGGTGTTCCGGATCGCCGACCGGGTGGCAGTGCTGCGCCGCGGCCGCCAGGTCGGTGTCCGCAACATCGAGGAGACCAGCCGCAACGAGATCGTCTCGATGATCACCGGTGCGTCGGACGAGGCCGAGCGGCAGTGAGCCCGGCTGCTGCTGGCGATCCGGGGCATCGCCAGCAGCAGCCGGCCGGGCTGATGCCTGACACCTCGCGGCCAGAAAACTTGTGCCCGTTGTCGTAGATATTCTCGACCGGGCCGGTTAATGTATCTCTCGTTGACAGCAGAGGAACGTAAAGACGCGGACGACCTGACCCGTTGCGAGGTCGCGACGGGCAGAGGGCGGGAAGCCGGCGCACAGCACCGCTTCCGCCCGCATGGCAGTGCAGGTATGCAAGCTCCGGTCGACATGACGGAGGGTCGCAGGTGGGGCCGAGGCACGTTCAGGGCTCCAGCTGACAGTTCGTCGCACGGGCGCGAGGCCATGAAGTTGCGTGGGGTCTCGACGCCAGCGAGCAGTTCAGGCAATGGAAGCAGAGGAAAGGGAGGGTTCTACACCGTTGGATCGCCCGCTGCCGGTCGCTGTTCGGGCCGGGCGGACACCGCAGTTTCCATCGAACGAGAGGTGGTCTCCGGTCACGCTTACGCGATCCTCGCAACCGACGTCTGCACAGCAGGCCGGTGCGGAAAGGACAAGCCGACGAACTCGTCGGTAGATGGTGTTTCAGACCCTGTAACCCTGGGCCCCGGCGCGTCAGCGCCGGGGCCCTCGACGTGGAGGTGAGATGGGCCAA from Micromonospora profundi harbors:
- a CDS encoding molybdopterin cofactor-binding domain-containing protein, whose protein sequence is MVERNSRGRFPGYVLAAPVLVTAAELVTTPGAAALPSSDPMELLGLNDIMTAVALTTSALIAVEVSEDGTVSIAVPRALMGQTATTSTAALIAEELSVPRGRIRVALADARPERAGTPAAGGPSYAPIRVAAAIARQRLLRAASTMFDVPLGDLRLEAGFVTDGAGRRVDIGALATRAASPSTLAVAVELAPRDGRTFVGHPAVGPARGR
- a CDS encoding phosphotriesterase family protein encodes the protein MGYVQTVLGPVAPESLGRVLSHEHLGALVPGPWLSGGAGDDRADLAVDAVRGLPELGFGTIVDLSPYEVVGHDVTLLREVAERTGLHVVAGSAIYLEPYSPGWALNASVDEMRERFVADATIGVGDTGVKVGIFGEQATGLNEITPHEEKCLRAAARAHVATGLSVNTHTTHGTMALEQVEILREEKADLSRIVIGHLDINPDPDYLRAVLATGVNIAFDTLGKQFWDFVLAPLPDNPPEGEFGKRAYHRPDRARLDMLAGLVRDGYADRILLSMDLTGAEAYLNPGTHGRLGYSYLGQEIVPGLARLGVPPEALDAMLVANPARLLTVG
- a CDS encoding ROK family transcriptional regulator; this encodes MEAQAPRRANRSTVLTHVLTHGPVTRTAIGQETDLSPATVSRIVEQLLDEGLLTETDGTPSTTRGRRATRVAIAAGRGVVCGVDVGGSNVRLVVADLAATPLVGRTVPTPADYDAPRLAHWLADLIRQTVGDHLDRLDCVAVGLPGAVRQHDRTVRNAPNLPQVEDPEFLRLLEKRLATGIEVDNDSNYALLGELRFGAARDTQTAVMFTIGAGLGAGVAIERRLFRGRSGMVGEFGHLPAGPLGGALEQIITGPGILARARDLGLPFDNAADVFHSTDPRLVPVKQYVEQALLIILTAAVVAYEPEVIVLGGGISHALTPDLGRLGSRLREIVPSAPAVVQSAELGDLSGALGAVVAALHNAYGRLGLAEADLAHVPQSDALAGCDLRALAATADA
- a CDS encoding oxygenase MpaB family protein, producing the protein MEPVSRRRMLQVGGALGALGALSATTSAQAAPWSWSPMGSVAGAGAGTDPRWVWDEEADPLVASLLDRGDAPLVNRVLRTWTRNGQPLPDGLPADVHQFIQRARQLPSWVDQGKLATAVQFNEKRGLYLGVLYGLASGMMSTVIPKEARAVYYSEGGADMKDRISKTAKLGYDIGTANAYQPTGSMIVTAVKTRLAHAGVRHLLPQSPRWVAVAPEDIPISQRDMMVTWHSLPTTVMRQLNAWRVPIPTRESTAFLHLWQVAAHMLGIKDEYIPATWSEANAQADQVLDPVLAPTPEGIALADILLDLGKEIDAGILSKPILGSFTRFLLGNQIANWLQIPREPLWDTLLQTAWGPFIAVREALLPLPLAPPSYWLFDEFLRKLALLFLSEGQQINIEIPLGNRPS
- a CDS encoding substrate-binding domain-containing protein, whose amino-acid sequence is MNLTRRRGAVLGAICALALMVSACSNETSGDDGGASSGPRTEPSLSFVGPGGETPTAADQLSLTPEEQQKVKDGNFSAAFVWHEGSALTKAVESGVRKEFDQLGIKVLASTSAEFDAARQANNLQTVLALKPDLIVTIAVDPTAAAAAFKPAVDAGVKLVVMTTPPKGYKAGEQIVGIVTADLTAFGKANAEMLGKALGGKGKVGYIYHDADFWFTNQRDKAFKDWLNFLYPDIKIVEEAGFSDPARTEDIATAMLTRHSDLNGVYVAWATAAEGVLAATRQQGRTDVKIVTNDLEANLAADMVKGGNIVGVVANGSTRLGQNLGIVGAYGLLGKKAPELVVGSPMAATKENIAEAWRDDYGQEPPAEVRAN
- a CDS encoding alpha/beta hydrolase-fold protein — translated: MRKAIGRRGFARAVALLAFASLGASAIVSAPAAAAATTALVEGATVTADSASPTGYTVRFVYHNPNATQVRLAGDLTLLDVGTGTTRYQPEAWQPGRYHSGGTEFLRDMTRDSTGRWSVSLPLHAGSLSYWYRVWDPTQDWVNKRIWDPASTNPRPPGESSFRVRNNDVLDAVYVPYADKQNDPVLKERAEYELPVADPSRRGTVRYIPYTTILGDSGHYLGVYLPPNYDPNRAQPYKVAYLAHGIFGDETDFMVPANVPNILDNMTAKGEIEPTVVVTMGNHFTGTSLGFASYNQTNAANNLVQTILPLIESTYNVSTEREGRAYGGFSYGGSTGGFVIRNYPTTFGFYGHFSGNPSLTPQDYDNIAAAVGDDDLFVFLGNGVFEGNLNAHNGIANNFRARGYDAYTTQVPGAHDGMTAGQLFTIFARDFLWSGVDSVSVTPATETLTRGWNWTRQFAAQVTTNDGVSPAVTWSVTGATSAGTTISADGRLSVAANETASALTVVATSVVDPTKAGTAGVTLTPPGAARVVVKAKAAPASIVRGGTFTLDVDLRAQTQHKKAPQVTGEIAVTFGGSTQVVSLTDGAAVVNLPTSGLSAGGYPVHVAYSGDTTYASTAAVHQQLRVR